In Candidatus Methylomirabilis sp., the genomic stretch GGAGCGCTTCCTCCGTCACCGCCACCGGCGGATCCCCCTCACGGTGACGCGCAACGAGTCCCTGTTCGCGGGAGGGGGGCGGAACGCCGGGACGCGCGCGGCGGCCCACGACATCATCGTCTTCATGGATCTGGGCAACCGCGCTGAGCGCGACTGGCTGGAGGCCATGGCGCGGCCCTTCGAGGAGGATCCCGAGCTGGACTTCCTGGGGGGGCTGCATCTCCCGATCTCCGACACCCCCTTCCGCCGTGTGTGCACCGCCGTGCTGGAGCACCACCGGCGGGGGATGGACAAGGAGCAGATCCGGGCGCTGATCACGGACCAAGTCGTGCCCGGCGGCATGTGCATGGCCTACCGGCGGAGGATCCTGAAACGGGTGGGCGGGTTCAGCGAGTGGGCGCGCAAGGGCCAGGACCGGCTCTTCGGCTATAAGGTGCGGAGGATGGGTGGAAAGGTCTCCATCACCCTCGATGCCAAGGTCCACCACAAGATGCCGCGGTCGTTCCGCCAGCTCTGGGCTCGGCACTACCTCTACGAGCTCTGGGTGAGCCGGATCGGGTTGCCCCGGAGCAACCTCGGGAAGCTGGTGGCGATCTACGGCGCGGGCCTCGCCGTGCTGGCTGCTTCCATCGTCTTCCCCTGGCTCCTCCTTCCGGCTGCCGTCCTCCTCATCCTCTACCTCAACCTGCGGGTGTGGCGCAAGCTGGCCCTCTTCCAGGCGGACGGCGAGGAGAGGTTCCGGCTGCGGGACCGCTTGCTGGGCGTCGCGGTCCTCTTCACGAGCGAGGCTGCCGTCGTCCTGGGCGGCGTCCTGGGCCTCCTGGACCGGCTGGTCCGTCCCTCCTGGCGCAGGAGGACGAAGAGCTACCTGGAGGGGAGCCCATGAGGGCCGCGCTGAGGGGCCTGGTGGCGGGCGGGCTTGAGCGCTGCGGGGTCCTGCCTCTCCTGCGGAGGCGGGCCGACCCCCGGCGGGCGGTGGTCCTCCGCTACCACTCGGTCAGCGAGCCGACCCCGGAGAACCTCCTGTACCGCGCTCCGAGCATCTCCGTCAGCCCCCGGACCTTCGAGCGGCAGATGGAGTTCCTGGCCGAT encodes the following:
- a CDS encoding glycosyltransferase, with the protein product GPPKGAGVPSPPGPPEGAGVPSPPGPPEGAALSSPPGPPEGAGAGGPLSPLAADRKVRTLVSVVIPARNEALNVDYTLESLFAQTRLPDEIVLADACSADETVERFLRHRHRRIPLTVTRNESLFAGGGRNAGTRAAAHDIIVFMDLGNRAERDWLEAMARPFEEDPELDFLGGLHLPISDTPFRRVCTAVLEHHRRGMDKEQIRALITDQVVPGGMCMAYRRRILKRVGGFSEWARKGQDRLFGYKVRRMGGKVSITLDAKVHHKMPRSFRQLWARHYLYELWVSRIGLPRSNLGKLVAIYGAGLAVLAASIVFPWLLLPAAVLLILYLNLRVWRKLALFQADGEERFRLRDRLLGVAVLFTSEAAVVLGGVLGLLDRLVRPSWRRRTKSYLEGSP